One Athene noctua chromosome 30, bAthNoc1.hap1.1, whole genome shotgun sequence genomic region harbors:
- the LOC141971827 gene encoding interferon-induced protein with tetratricopeptide repeats 2-like produces MNKEELKEKLDALQCHFTWHLSVKGHIAPSHILQKLAVEIKHTVHPNRAALLGLQAYLHQLKGQDRAALQSLKDAEEEHERPGEEPPRAHAAAAGSVVIYGNYAWIHYLQASYGEAESYLERIEQLCPAPWDARLVPYIQAQKGWSLLAIRARNGERARECFEVALMLEPENRDFRAGLGTALYFSCCYFWYPDIAETARIQLERTILEQPNNYRAKIYLAKLLEQEDIERSIGLIKESAEKSSDPDVLKASALFWLRRRSTEKAAEVLQRALRLDPDYHLLYQTLAKCYKLQWLNAKEEDKNNILEAAVKDLEQILQKHPDLELVFAKLQFAELCGARDPAQEEKIYKDLEKRKDILSPKGLQALYLYWGRFFLYQKRSLHEAKAKFMDGYKIPLMTRERKECGQRLIKMARYYPPAEADTFYRFIEETDRHLPAEFGGTDLD; encoded by the exons ATGAA CAAGGAGGAACTGAAGGAGAAGCTGGATGCCCTTCAATGCCATTTCACCTGGCATTTGAGCGTAAAGGGCCACATCGCACCTTCCCACATCCTGCAGAAGCTCGCTGTCGAAATCAAACACACGGTCCACCCAAACCGGGCCGCTCTCCTGGGGCTGCAGGCGTACCTGCACCAGCTGAAGGGCCAGGACAGAGCCGCTCTGCAAAGCCTTAAAGATGCTGAAGAGGAGCACGAGAGACCAGGCGAGGAGCCCCCGAGAGCACACGCGGCCGCGGCCGGTTCTGTGGTTATCTACGGGAATTACGCCTGGATTCACTACCTCCAGGCCTCTTATGGGGAGGCTGAAAGCTACCTGGAACGGATCGAGCAGCTCTGCCCGGCTCCCTGGGACGCACGGCTGGTCCCCTACATCCAGGCCCAGAAAGGCTGGTCCCTCCTGGCCATCAGAGCCCGTAACGGTGAAAGGGCAAGAGAGTGCTTCGAGGTGGCCTTGATGCTTGAGCCAGAGAACAGAGATTTCCGTGCTGGGCTCGGAACGGCTCTTTATTTCTCCTGTTGTTACTTCTGGTATCCTGACATTGCAGAGACAGCCAGAATCCAATTGGAAAGAACCATCCTTGAGCAGCCAAATAACTACAGAGCCAAGATATATTTAGCCAAGCTACTCGAACAAGAGGATATAGAAAGATCAATTGGCTTGATAAAAGAAAGCGCAGAGAAAAGCTCCGATCCTGATGTCCTCAAAGCTTCAGCTCTGTTCTGGCTGCGACGACGATCCACGGAGAAAGCAGCTGAGGTATTGCAGCGAGCCCTCAGGCTGGATCCAGATTACCACCTTCTCTACCAAACCCTGGCCAAGTGCTATAAGCTGCAGTGGCTTAATGCGAAGGAGGAAGACAAGAATAATATATTGGAGGCAGCTGTCAAGGACCTCGAGCAAATTCTTCAGAAACATCCCGACCTTGAGCTCGTGTTTGCAAAGCTGCAATTCGCAGAGCTCTGTGGTGCGAGAGACCCAGCACAGGAAGAGAAGATCTACAAGGacctggagaaaagaaaggacaTTCTGAGCCCCAAAGGCCTTCAAGCCCTTTATCTCTACTGGGGAAGGTTCTTCCTGTACCAGAAGAGATCACTTCACGAAGCGAAAGCAAAGTTTATGGATGGTTACAAAATTCCCCTGATGACGAGAGAGAGGAAGGAGTGTGGGCAGAGGCTGATAAAGATGGCACGGTACTACCCCCCTGCCGAGGCTGACACCTTCTACCGCTTCATCGAGGAGACCGACCGCCACCTGCCCGCTGAATTTGGTGGAACCGACCTAGACTGA
- the RACGAP1 gene encoding rac GTPase-activating protein 1, whose protein sequence is MLNLRSLHDQLMRQAEVLSEGNEYQFIQLAKNFEEHRRKWQKTEHELGRYKDLLMKTEAERSALDVKLKHARNQVDVEIKRRQKAETDCEKLERQMQLIRELLMCDASGSIQLSEEQKSALAFLNRPQVSVGGSGNKRLSTIDESGSILSDISFDKTDDSLDWDSSVVKAVRLKRREKRRSSRQFIEGPPAPQKKTRSIGSTVDQGNESIVAKTTLMVPNNGGPIEAISTIQTVPYGLRSQRKSGPLQPWSSESSLGSKQLESKSETDSSGTPQHNAGVRLHDFVSKTVIKPESCVPCGKRVKFGKISLKCKDCRVVAHPECRDRCPLPCIPTLVGTPVRIGEGTLMDFVPSTPPMIPSIIVHCVNEIEQRGLHETGLYRISGCDKTVRELKDKFLRAKNVPLLSKVDDIHAICGLLKDFLRSLKEPLLTFRLNKTFMEAAEISDEDNSVAAMYQAVAELPQANRDTLAFLMIHLQRVAQSPDTKMDVTNLAKVFGPTIVAHAVPDPDPMTLLQDTKRQPKVVERLLLLPGDYWSQLMAVEQENIDPAHVIENSNACSTPQTPEVKVSMLGPLTTPEHQLSKTPSSSSLSQRVRSTFSKTTPKFGSKSKSANQLGHQGNFFASPMLK, encoded by the exons ATGCTGAACTTACGGAGTCTGCACGATCAACTTATGCGCCAGGCTGAAGTTTTAAGTGAAGGCAATGAATATC AGTTTATTCAGTTAGCGAAGAACTTTGAAGAGCATCGcagaaaatggcagaaaactGAGCACGAGCTTGGCAGGTACAAAGATCTTCTCATGAAAACTGAAGCTGAACGGAGCGCTTTGGACGTGAAGCTGAAACATGCTCGCAATCAAGTGGATGTGGAGATCAAACGAAGGCAAAAAGCTGAAACGGACTGTGAAAAGCTG GAGCGACAAATGCAACTGATTCGGGAGCTGCTCATGTGTGATGCCTCCGGGAGCATTCAGCTAAGTGAAGAACAGAAGTCTGCCCTCGCCTTTCTTAACAGGCCACAGGTTTCTGTAGGGGGTTCAGGCAACAAGAG gctgtcTACAATAGATGAATCTGGCTCAATTCTGTCAGACATCAGCTTTGACAAGACTGATGATTCACTG GACTGGGACTCCTCTGTGGTGAAAGCTGTCAgactgaaaaggagagagaagcgG CGGTCTTCCAGGCAGTTCATTGAAGGCCCACCAGCTCCTCAGAAGAAAACCAGATCCATTGGCTCCACAGTGGACCAG GGCAATGAATCCATAGTGGCAAAGACAACTCTCATGGTCCCCAACAATGGTGGCCCCATTGAGGCCATCTCCACTATCCAGACGGTGCCATACGGGCTGAGGAGCCAGCGGAAGAGTG GCCCTTTGCAGCCTTGGAGCAGCGAGTCAAGCCTGGGCAGTAAGCAGCTGGAATCTAAATCGGAGACTGATAGCTCTGGCACCCCGCAGCACAACGCGGGAGTGAGGCTGCATGATTTTGTTTCGAAGACG GTTATCAAGCCAGAATCGTGTGTTCCATGTGGAAAGAGAGTAAAATTTGGAAAAATCTCTCTGAAGTGCAAAGACTGCCGTGTGGTGGCTCACCCGGAGTGTCGGGACCGCTGCCCTCTCCCCTGCATCCCCACCTTGGTGGGCACTCCTGTCCGCATCGGGGAG GGGACCTTGATGGACTTTGTCCCTTCTACTCCTCCGATGATTCCTTCCATCATCGTGCACTGTGTTAATGAGATCGAGCAGCGAGGGCTGCATGAG ACGGGCCTTTACCGGATATCTGGCTGTGACAAGACAGTGAGGGAACTGAAAGACAAATTTCTTAGAGCAAAAAATGTTCCTTTGCTCAGTAAAGTGGACGATATCCATGCGATCTGCGGCCTTCTCAAGGACTTTCTACGCAGCCTGAAAGAACCTCTTCTCACTTTCCGGTTAAACAAGACTTTTATGGAAGCTGCAG AAATCTCAGATGAGGACAACAGTGTCGCTGCCATGTACCAAGCGGTTGCTGAACTCCCTCAGGCCAACAGGGACACCCTGGCTTTCCTCATGATCCACCTGCAGAG GGTGGCTCAGAGCCCAGACACTAAAATGGATGTTACCAACTTGGCCAAAGTCTTCGGCCCCACAATAGTGGCCCACGCGGTGCCTGACCCTGACCCCATGACGCTGCTGCAGGACACGAAGCGACAGCCCAAG GTGGTGGAGCGACTTCTGCTGCTGCCCGGGGACTACTGGAGCCAGCTGATGGCCGTGGAGCAGGAAAACATTGACCCCGCACATGTAATTGAGAACAGCAATGCCTGCTCCACTCCGCAGACCCCAGAGGTTAAAG TGAGCATGCTTGGACCCCTCACTACTCCGGAGCATCAGCTCTCCAAGACGCCGTCGTCGAGCTCCTTGTCCCAGAGGGTCCGTTCCACCTTCAGCAAAACCACCCCCAA ATTTGGGAGCAAAAGCAAGTCAGCAAACCAGCTTGGGCATCAGGGCAACTTTTTTGCCTCTCCTATGCTGAAGTGA